A stretch of the Xiphias gladius isolate SHS-SW01 ecotype Sanya breed wild chromosome 21, ASM1685928v1, whole genome shotgun sequence genome encodes the following:
- the inka2 gene encoding PAK4-inhibitor INKA2, which yields MEQQLPKPECKNMDACLRRLKQELLSMKEAGDGLHAQMNSMMGALQELKLLQVQTALENLDISGRPINRGIPHPAPPAPPDASAAAASASEKDHRSCFSQTLPEEPSPSPMPSPRPSLESRNTFSRDDNSPSRNRSSLRTSSSSVSSLENESHRSSMTARSENDLDSIPRRWSGYTAPQVDFYGPMVGNPPPEPYPHPKAPHCSQVVDLPGILYSLSREGPSLDSDYSQDSTDDASDWTSSLMSRSRNRQPLVLGDNVFADLVGNWLDLPEVEREEVEEEERRKRREERTVDGGADRLDTPAHPLRLSRSQEICRKFSLTTNIFKKFLRSVRPDRDKLLKERPGWMAPELPEGDLFKRPKKLVPKSSKGSFYLPFWTNGQQGKGRPCPHLSEAERNHQHHQHSFPQFHQQPFAGIYLDRRQPETGSEKMQPLFDYNTAVWV from the exons atggaacaACAGCTCCCCAAACCAGAATGCAAAAACATGGATGCGTGCCTGAGACGACTGAAGCAAGAGCTG CTGTCTATGAAAGAAGCCGGGGATGGCCTCCATGCTCAGATGAATTCAATGATGGGAGCCCTCCAGGAACTCAAGCTTCTTCAGGTTCAGACAGCACTAGAAAACCTCGACATTTCAGGTCGACCCATTAACCGAGGGATCCCACATCCTGCTCCGCCAGCTCCTCCTGACgcatcagctgcagcagcttcagcttcagAAAAGGATCACAGGTCCTGCTTTAGCCAAACTCTGCCAGAGGAGCCCAGCCCAAGTCCAATGCCAAGTCCAAGGCCATCTTTGGAGAGCAGAAACACCTTCAGTCGAGATGACAACAGCCCATCTCGAAACAGAAGCAGCCTGAGAACCTCGTCTTCCTCAGTGTCCAGTCTGGAGAATGAAAGCCACAGAAGCTCAATGACAGCAAGAAGTGAGAACGACCTTGACTCAATACCCAGGAGGTGGTCAGGATACACTGCCCCCCAAGTGGACTTCTATGGACCAATGGTGGGAAACCCTCCACCGGAACCCTACCCTCACCCAAAGGCTCCCCATTGTTCTCAGGTGGTGGACCTGCCTGGCATCCTGTACAGCCTGTCCAGAGAGGGCCCTTCACTGGACAGCGACTACTCCCAGGACAGCACAGATGACGCCAGCGACTGGACCTCTTCGCTCATGAGCCGCAGCCGCAACCGTCAGCCCTTAGTGCTGGGCGACAATGTCTTTGCCGACCTGGTGGGTAACTGGCTGGACCTGCCtgaggtggagagggaggaggtggaggaagaggagaggaggaagaggagagaggagaggacagtgGATGGAGGAGCAGACAGACTGGACACCCCAGCTCACCCTCTCCGCCTCAGCCGCTCGCAGGAGATCTGCAGGAAGTTCTCACTGACCACAAATATCTTCAAGAAGTTCCTGCGCAGCGTCCGGCCCGACAGGGACAAGCTGCTCAAGGAGAGGCCCGGCTGGATGGCTCCTGAGCTGCCAGAGGGAGACCTCTTTAAAAGGCCGAAGAAATTGGTTCCTAAAAGTTCAAAAGGCAGCTTCTACCTGCCATTCTGGACAAATGGACAGCAGGGTAAAGGCAGGCCGTGTCCACATCTATCTGAGGCCGAAAGGAACCACCAACACCATCAACACAGCTTCCCCCAGTTCCACCAGCAGCCATTTGCAGGGATTTATTTAGACAGGAGACAGCCAGAGACTGGTTCAGAGAAAATGCAGCCCTTGTTTGACTACAACACAGCTGTGTGGGTCTGA